A region from the Aegilops tauschii subsp. strangulata cultivar AL8/78 chromosome 5, Aet v6.0, whole genome shotgun sequence genome encodes:
- the LOC109755497 gene encoding desmethyl-deoxy-podophyllotoxin synthase yields MHAIAMEVSSLCLVALATVIIFAWFLKKLTAWSTEKSKSKRPRLPPGPWTLPIIGSLHHLLGGLPHRRMMELSRLHGPLMFLRFGEVPNVVVSSAEAAELVMKTHDLTFATRPRSATIDVISGGGKGIALAPYGDHWRQMRKICIVELLSAKQVKRMESIRSQGVMKLLRSVADAAAASGSGIVNLSNLVAVLSNDITARAVFGGMCAQQGEYRRELGQIVKLIGGFCPADLFPSSRLVRWLSSGERSLRKSYGGMQRIIDNIIDGRKAERESHVGCSAEDEDLLSVLLRLREEDSLAFPLTSESIGAVITDIFGAGSESSSTTLVWAMSELMKNPEAMAKAQIEVRKVLGRGRVVIANADLGELHYLQMIIKEVLRLHPPATLLVPREARNNCEIMGYDIPKGAKINVNAFAISRDPRYWENPETFKPERFSNNNIDYKGTNFEFTPFGAGRRLCPGMLFGTSTLEIALANLLYYFDWVLPDGACPYTLDMSEKFGITVSRRYDLQLIAIPST; encoded by the exons ATGCATGCCATTGCCATGGAGGTGTCAAGCTTGTGTCTTGTTGCCTTAGCCACAGTAATCATCTTTGCTTGGTTTCTTAAGAAGCTTACGGCTTGGTCCACCGAGAAAAGCAAATCCAAGAGGCCGCGGCTGCCCCCGGGGCCATGGACGCTTCCGATCATCGGCAGCCTCCACCACCTCTTGGGCGGTCTCCCGCACCGTAGGATGATGGAGCTGTCTCGCCTGCACGGCCCTCTCATGTTCCTCAGGTTCGGAGAGGTCCCGAACGTGGTGGTCTCCAGCGCCGAGGCGGCGGAGCTGGTGATGAAGACGCATGACCTCACCTTCGCGACTCGGCCGCGGAGCGCGACGATCGACGTTATCAGCGGCGGCGGCAAGGGAATCGCGTTGGCCCCGTACGGCGACCACTGGCGCCAGATGCGGAAGATATGCATCGTGGAGCTTCTGAGCGCCAAGCAGGTGAAGCGCATGGAGTCCATCAGGTCACAGGGAGTGATGAAGCTCCTCCGGTCCGTCgctgacgccgccgccgcctccggtTCCGGCATCGTCAACCTCAGCAACCTGGTGGCGGTGCTCTCCAACGACATCACGGCGCGAGCGGTGTTCGGTGGCATGTGCGCGCAGCAGGGCGAGTACCGCCGCGAATTGGGCCAGATCGTTAAACTCATCGGAGGTTTCTGCCCGGCCGACCTTTTCCCGTCGTCGCGGTTAGTGCGGTGGCTGAGCTCAGGGGAGCGCAGCCTGAGGAAGAGCTATGGCGGCATGCAGCGCATCATCGACAACATCATCGATGGACGCAAGGCCGAGCGTGAGTCCCACGTCGGCTGCAGCGCCGAGGATGAAGACCTGCTGAGTGTGCTGCTCCGGCTCAGGGAGGAGGACTCGTTGGCATTCCCTCTAACCTCAGAAAGTATAGGGGCCGTCATCACT GACATATTTGGAGCTGGTAGTGAATCTTCATCGACCACTTTGGTGTGGGCTATGTCGGAGCTCATGAAAAACCCTGAAGCAATGGCGAAGGCTCAAATAGAAGTTCGGAAAGTGCTAGGTCGAGGACGTGTTGTCATCGCAAATGCTGATCTTGGTGAACTCCATTACTTACAGATGATCATCAAGGAAGTGCTTAGGTTACATCCTCCTGCTACTCTGCTCGTCCCTCGAGAGGCTAGAAACAACTGTGAAATCATGGGTTATGACATTCCTAAGGGCGCCAAAATAAATGTTAATGCCTTCGCAATTTCTAGGGATCCTAGATATTGGGAAAATCCTGAAACCTTCAAACCAGAGAGATTCAGCAACAACAATATAGATTATAAGGGAACAAACTTTGAGTTCACTCCCTTCGGTGCTGGGCGACGCCTGTGCCCTGGGATGTTGTTTGGCACATCAACCTTGGAGATCGCATTGGCGAATCTTCTCTACTACTTTGACTGGGTGCTCCCTGATGGGGCATGCCCGTACACATTAGACATGTCCGAGAAGTTTGGGATAACTGTAAGTAGAAGGTATGACTTGCAGCTCATAGCTATTCCAAGTACATAG